The following coding sequences are from one Panicum hallii strain FIL2 chromosome 5, PHallii_v3.1, whole genome shotgun sequence window:
- the LOC112894169 gene encoding probable WRKY transcription factor 41 codes for MEAGMSEEKNALVAELVRVLEMVRQLEAHMAGQQQQQAGGEQRCRALVGTMRDSIHRAVHMAMSSCAGGQPESPPSGGDGSPRSAGSDQAGDFRGRGNAAGQCKRRKTLPKWSTQVRVSAVQDVTPLDDGLSWRKYGQKDILGAKYPRAYFRCTHRHSQSCNASKQVQRTDGDPLLFDVVYHGSHTCAQAQQHGAAAHPGGSNQGARPAAASGPGEHSQSQAQTTASPGFEAAAGPALPFSLPSNGPAAGADDAGGSRLPGGGARATASPFVSPATPECLARDVPHPHDAELASTTNSPMPMEEMDFMFPLDAADFLENPASYF; via the exons ATGGAGGCGGGCATGTCGGAAGAGAAGAACGCCCTGGTGGCGGAGCTGGTGCGGGTGCTGGAGATGGTGAGGCAGCTCGAGGCGCACATGGcgggccagcagcagcagcaggccggAGGGGAGCAGCGGTGCCGGGCGCTCGTGGGCACCATGCGCGACTCCATCCACAGGGCCGTGCACATGGCCATGTCCTCCTGCGCCGGCGGGCAGCCGGAGTCGCCGCCCTCTGGCGGGGACGGCAGCCCGCGCAGCGCCGGGTCGGACCAGGCCGGCGACTTCCGGGGCCGCGGCAATGCGGCGGGCCAGTGCAAGAGGAG GAAGACGCTGCCCAAGTGGAGCACCCAGGTGAGGGTGAGCGCCGTCCAGGACGTCACCCCCCTCGACGACGGCCTCAGCTGGAGGAAGTACGGCCAGAAGGACATCCTCGGCGCCAAGTACCCAag AGCCTACTTCCGGTGCACGCACCGGCACTCGCAGAGCTGCAACGCGAGCAAGCAGGTGCAGCGCACGGACGGCGACCCGCTGCTCTTCGACGTCGTGTACCACGGCTCCCACACGTGCGCCCAGGCTCAGCAGCACGGCGCCGCCGCGCACCCCGGCGGCAGCAACCAGGGGGCGCGCCCCGCAGCAGCGAGCGGGCCCGGGGAGCACTCGCAGTCCCAGGCCCAGACGACGGCCTCCCCGGGGTTCGAAGCAGCAGCAGGGCCCGCGCTGCCGTTCTCGCTCCCTTCCAACGGGCCGGCGGCTGGCGCCGACGACGCCGGCGGCAGCCGTctcccgggcggcggcgcccgtgCCACCGCGTCCCCTTTCGTGTCCCCGGCGACGCCGGAGTGCCTGGCCCGGGACGTGCCTCACCCTCACGACGCTGAGCTCGCCTCCACCACGAACTCCCCTATGCCCATGGAGGAGATGGACTTCATGTTCCCGCTGGACGCCGCCGATTTCTTGGAGAACCCGGCCAGCTACTTCTAA